The Mytilus edulis chromosome 5, xbMytEdul2.2, whole genome shotgun sequence genomic interval ccccttaatgagttattgccctttataatcattttttaccaatttttcgtaattttttctaatcttttacaaaaatcttctcctctaaaactactgttccaaatttaaccatacttggccttAATCATCATTCAAGTATCTAGTTACAAAAATGTGTGCAGTGACCTAGCCAACCAACCatgatggccaccatggctaaaaatagaacataggggtaaaatgtagattttggcttataactctgaaaccaaagcattttaagAGCAATTCAGACAGGGGataaattgttttgcaagtcaagatctatctgccctgaaattttcagatgaatctgacaactgtttgtttggttgctgcccctgaattggaaattttgaaggaaattttgctgtttttggttattatcttgaatattattatagatagagataaactgtaaacagcaataatgttcagcaaagtaagatccacaaataagtcaacatgaccaaaaaggtcagttgaccccttaaggagttattgccctttatagtcaatttttaataattttgtaaattttaacaaaatattttcctcttttactaatgggccaagttcattataaattgagataattgtaagaagcaagaatgttcagttaagtaagatctacaaacacatcaccatcaccaaaacacaattttgtcatgaagccatctatgtttttgtttaatatgcacatagaccaaggtgagcgacacaggctctttagagcctttagttaGGGCCCCGCCGATGTTTAAAGGTGCTGCCCAATTgatatttgtcacatatttttagaattatgccttcaatatattatgacccaccaagtataaagtatgaaatattaatggttctcgagaggtagagcggacacaatttgttaagaacaacgaacggatggacagaccGACAGACTGATCTTAGACCTAggatgcatacattatgacacattctcttgtgttggttaatatatattagcacctttaaacatattgttcaaacatcaatccatatatccagaagtcaccttagagtagtaaacaatgagttcacatcatgcagtcatatcactattatactatgaaagtaagatgagaatatttatcagttttaacatTAAATCTTAGATCTAAATCACACATGAGactatgtaataacttcaaataatgcttcatatcagattatccatacaacttatttaccccacgttattgacagcggggcccacagagatggctcccatctcaatgatatctagttttttttttttatcaaattagcaatcatattaaatcattaatatcaaaaatgaaatcatttagattttaaagataaaaaaaagaatggtcTTATGGACAGGATATTGTGGGTTGCTTACATACTATTTAGTGACATTATATTATACCTCCCCTCTAAATGAGGTGATACATGTATACTGGTTTACATATGTCTATCATCACTTTGTCTGTCCCATAAAAATGTTGTCCTTATAAAAAAAGAGCTTCTTGAAAAGCAATATCAAGTGCCATGTGAGCATGCACTTCCAAAAAGAAATCATATAGACTTTGTTAAAAAATCAGACAAAAAGAATAATTAAGCAAAAATTTTGCATGTTCTGAAATGAATTGCCAAAAAGTGGTAAACTTGTGCAAAATTGGAagtcacatcttcttatatctgtgtGGGACctattataatggtttacttctataaattgtgacttggttggagagttatctcattggcaggTTTGTAGTttgcactaataccacatcttcttatatctatatacaaaggTACACTGGATAAAAAGAACATTATGTAAAAGTCTTATTTCTTAGAGTTTTTGCAGGTTTATAGAACTTAAAACAgacttaaaaattataataatttcaaatgatGTACATTGTCAATTCTGTAAaaggttttctttatttttcagaaaagattaaaagatttatataagGACCCCAGCACAGAATTTGACTTATGTAGCTGCCAGTTTTCTTTCCATTATTGTTTTGAAAGTATACAGCAAGCAGAGATGATGTTACGCAATGCTTGCGAATGTCTCAGACTTGGTGGATATTTTATAGGAACAACACCAAACTCATATGAAATTTTGTTAGTACGAACTGCTAGAACCCTTTATATTCAGCGATCTATTATGTCAAGAGCCTTTTATGCACTGCAattcaaataattatgatttttatgTGTAAGCACTTTTTAGATCTGTCAGATACCAGATTGGAAATTGTCAATAACTTGAATTTTTCAGTATGTTGAATGGACTCAAACATTTTATTCACTTCTTATTAAAGAAAATGACATCCTATTTTAGTCCACAGTTTATCAGTGATGCATTTTAAAGTTTGTATGCAGATTAGAATCTGTCATACATctacttctttttttaaaattatgagtTGGATTATGCCTAGAACTACAACACAGGCAGGCAGGCAGGCAGGCACTCTTTTAACAGTTTAAATATATATTCCCAACTCCTTTCTGTTCTTACTGTTAAGTAGGTATCATATCAGCAGAGATGTTTTTATTAGTTCTTGCATATTTTAGTGTGAAAATAATTAAGAACTTGTGCCAATTATGGCTGCAAAATCAGaatcttttaaatgtttatttcccgaacaaaaaaaataaattcatacaGACTTTAAAATTAGTGACAAAGAAAGTGTAAAAATTAGAATCCAAGTGATCTTTGCAATTTATCTGCACAAAACAGTATAGGAAAAGGTCAGTGAATATGAAACATATAAGTTATTAATTATCTTGATTTAATAAAGACGTTACATACTTTTGTATTGTAGACACAGACTAAGACAGACAACAGATAACTCGTTCGGTAATGATGTCTACAGAATTACATATCAGTCAGATGACATAGAAAACATTCCGCTATTTGGTGCTAAATATAATTTTCATCTGGAAGGTGTTGTTGATTGTCCAGAATTCTTAGTTAATTTTCAAGCATTAGAAAAGTAAGATATTAAGTTTTTAATTAGTCATTTAACATTTTCTGCAACTTTAGAATAAAAACTATTGTCTGGCTGGTTTGAACTGACTTTTAAAAAcctttgttaaacatgttaaaattccAGTAAAATTGATGAAATAATGTGAACAGAAGGTTAACTGAATGACATTATATATTCAtgaggaaaaatatttaaatgtatgaTCATCATTTACACCCAATCAACTACATACATTTTATAGGCATCTTTGATATAGAAtaagaataaagaaatacttgcTCAAGTGACCTAACTAGTCAGtaaattttttctgaaaattaaactTCTATTTTAAATGAATACAGATTGGCAGAAGAGTTTGGTATGAAGTTGGTACTGCGGAAACCATTTGCagaatatttcaaagaaaaatcaGAACATGGTGACCACAGTTTGCTGTTACGGAAAATGAAAGCTCTTGAAGTAATTACTATTGTTCTTTCCTTAAAGTAATATACTTTCTATCAATTACATTGCATTAGAATTATTACGAAAATTTCAATAGATTTTATGATCTCTTTCTTTGTGTGCAGCATTACCTGAAATAACAATTATTAATCTGTCATTTTTGACAGTGTTGAAGaattacaataataaaattaatgcaatattttttttgttgattttacagtatttttttttttattttgaaaaaggaTCTGTacatatgatacattttatttaacaGACTTACCCTGCAGACAGAGAATCAAATTTAGTCAGTGAAAAGCCTGAAGATTATAAAACTGTTGAAGCAGTGGTAAAACATCTTCAGGAATCAGATGACCAAGCGGCAGATGACAGACACAGACGACCAGTCAAAGTGGTATGATAATATTGTAATATGAAATCTATTTCCACCGAAATCAAAAGAATGAGTTGATTCCCTGGCCATATAAGGCAAGATTATTTAACTTTGAAGGGGTGGGGATATTTTTTTTacgccccacctacaatagtagaggggcattatgttttctggtctgtgcctccgttcgttcgtgcgtccgtctgtgcgtccgttcgcttcaggttaaagtttttggtcaaggtagtttttgaagaagttgaagtccaatcaacttgaaacttagtacacatgttccccatgatatcaTCTTTcgaattttaatgccaaattatagttttgaccctaatttcgtggtccactgaacatagaaaatgatagtgcgaagttcaggttaaagtttttggtcaaggtagtttttgatgaagttaaagttacatcaacttgaaacttagtacacatgttccctttgatatgatttttctaattttatttccaaattaaaggtttaaccccaattttcacggtccactgaacatagaaaatgatagtgccagtggggcatcagtgtactatggacacattcttgttttattaatcccccgctttgaaaaaggggggtatactgtttgacctctgtctgtccgtcagtccttctgtcccatttttctcaggaactacaatgctaggatttctgaaatttggtttaaggctTAATATAAGtgagctataccgtgtgatgcattttcaccgatcacttgtatcattttacacatgatagccaagttgaaaattttcttcGCATTTTTCTAAGGACCTACaatgccaggatttctgaaatttggtttcaggctttatataagtcagctataccctttgatgcgttttcagattcattactcgacaacttcctgtttaccgaacacttacatatttttacactattacatTATCCACTTGCTACGGGGGTATCaccagtgagcagtagctcacagtttcacttgttcattctgaaaatatttttttgttccaCTCAAgcttcaaattattttttgtgaTAACAATAGTGCAAATGCTCATTCAGGAAATGATGGTATTTTAAAAGAGCTGTTATTCTTTTGCATCCACATGTTTAGAGTAGTTGCAATCTGTTAATCAGTTTAAGCATTTAAGATATGAGACATAAATCAGAGCACCCAACAAAACAACATAAAGACCTTCAGCTAtatactgctctttggtcaggttgttaacataaagaccttcagctatatactgctctttggtcaggttgttaacataaagaccttcagctatatactgctctttggtcaggttgttgtctcaaCACAAAGACCTTCAGCTAtatactgctctttggtcaggttgttaacataaagaccttcagctatatactgctctttggtcaggttgttaacataaagaccttcagctatatactgctctttggtcaggttgttaacataaagaccttcagctatatactgctctttggtcaggttgttaacataaagaccttcagctatatactgctctttggtcaggttgttaacataaagaccttcagctatatactgctctttggtcaggttgttaacataaagaccttcagctatatactgctctttggtcaggttgttaacagaaagaccttcagctatatactgctctttggtcaggttgttaacagaaagaccttcagctatatactgctctttggtcaggttgttaacataaagaccttcagctatatactgctctttggtcaggttgttaacataaagaccttcagctatatactgctctttggtcaggttgttaacataaagaccttcagctatatactgctctttggtcaggttgttaacataaagaccttcagctatatactgctctttggtcaggttgttaacataaagaccttcagctatatactgctctttggtcaggttgttaacataaagaccttcagctatatactgctctttggtcaggttgttaacataaagaccttcagctatatactgctctttggtcaggttgttaacataaagaccttcagctatatactgctctttggtcaggttgttaacataaagaccttcagctatatactgctctttggtcaggttgttaacataaagaccttcagctatatactgctctttggtcaggttgttaacataaagaccttcagctatatactgctctttggtcaggttgttaacataaagaccttcagctatatactgctctttggtcaggttgttgtctcaaCACAAAGACCTTCAGCTAtatactgctctttggtcaggttgttgtctcaaCACAAAGACCTTCAGCTAtatactgctctttggtcaggttgttgtctcaaCACAAAGACCTTCAGCTAtatactgctctttggtcaggttgttgtctcaaCACAAAGACCTTCAGCTAtatactgctctttggtcaggttgttaacataaagaccttcagctatatactgctctttggtcaggttgttaacataaagaccttcagctatatactgctctttggtcaggttgttaacataaagaccttcagctatatactgctctttggtcaggttgttaacataaagaccttcagctatatactgttctttggtcaggttgttaacataaagaccttcagctatatactgctctttggtcaggttgttaacataaagaccttcagctatatactgctctttggtcaggttgttgtctcaaCACAAAGACCTTCAGCTAtatactgctctttggtcaggttgttaacataaagaccttcagctatatactgctctttggtcaggttgttaacataaagaccttcagctatatactgctctttggtcaggttgttaacataaagaccttcagctatatactgctctttggtcaggttgttaacagaaagaccttcagctatatactgctctttggtcaggttgttaacataaagaccttcagctatatactgctctttggtcaggttgttaacataaagaccttcagctatatactgctctttggtcaggttgttaacataaagaccttcagctatatactgctctttggtcaggttgttaacataaagaccttcagctatatactgctctttggtcagattgttaacataaagaccttcagctatatactgttctttggtcaggttgttgtctcaaCACAAAGACCTTCAGCTATATaatgctctttggtcaggttgttaacataaagaccttcagctatatactgctctttggtcaggttgttaacataaagaccttcagctatatactgctctttggtcaggttgttaacataaagaccttcagctatatactgctctttggtcaggttgttaacataaagaccttcagctatatactgctctttggtcaggttgttaacataaagaccttcagctatatactgctctttggtcaggttgttaacataaagaccttcagctatatactgttctttggtcaggttgttgtctcaaCACAAAGACCTTCAGCTATATaatgctctttggtcaggttgttaacataaagaccttcagctatatactgctctttggtcaggttgttaacataaagaccttcagctatatactgctctttggtcaggttgttaacataaagaccttcagctatatactgctctttggtcaggttgttaacataaagaccttcagctatatactgctctttggtcaggttgttaacataaagaccttcagctatatactgctctttggtcaggttgttaacataaagaccttcagctatatactgctctttggtcagattgttaacataaagaccttcagctatatactgttctttggtcaggttgttgtctcaaCACAAAGACCTTCAGCTATATaatgctctttggtcaggttgttaacataaagaccttcagctatatactgctctttggtcaggttgttaacataaagaccttcagctatatactgctctttggtcaggttgttaacataaagaccttcagctatatactgctctttggtcaggttgttaacataaagaccttcagctatatactgctctttggtcaggtagttaacataaagaccttcagctatatactgctctttggtcaggttgttaacataaagaccttcagctatatactgctctttggtcaggttgttaacataaagaccttcagctatatactgctctttggtcaggttgttgtctcaaCACAAAGACCTTCAGCTAtatactgctctttggtcaggttgttgtctcaaCACAAAGACCTTCAGCTAtatactgctctttggtcaggttgttgtctcaacataaagaccttcagctatatactgctctttggtcaggttgttgtctcaaCACAAAGACCTTCAGCTATATACTGCTCTTTGTCACATAAAGACCTTCAGCTAtatactgctctttggtcaggttgttaacataaagaccttcagctatatactgctctttggtcaggttgttaacataaagaccttcagctatatactgctctttggtcaggttgttaacataaagaccttcagctatatactgctctttggtcaggttgttaacataaagaccttcagctatatactgctctttggtcaggttgttaacataaagaccttcagctatatactgctctttggtcaggttgttaacataaagaccttcagctatatactgttctttggtcaggttgttgtctcaaCACAAAGACCTTCAGCTAtatactgctctttggtcaggttgttgtttcatagacacatttcccattttcattctcaattttatttacagatGTAAATATGCAGTCTTCATCAATAGtcagtttaaaacaaattatgtacTGTTTTCTCATTCAGGAAAATTTGGGCAAAAATTATCATCATTGATAAATGTAAACATTTAGACTTCATATTTACAAATCTACCCCATTTATTGGGATAAAGAATTGCTTTTCAAACTGGCTGAATCACATCAATCATAGAATTGATGTAAACTACAAAATGAGTGTTCTATAACCTAGGATGTTGGAATACCAGGCCTGTCTTTTCATGCTGTTCATAAAATCTAAACAAATTAATATCTTTTAAGTACTTGTATGGGACAAGtaattcctgaagtagaaaagggATAAGCCAAAAACATTTCCAGgcaagaaagttttttttataatactttacCTTGGACTAAGGTTCCATGTGCACAACATAAATTAACTCTATGAatatcaatatacatttttttaatcacTTGTTGTCTTTTTGTTTAGTTTATGTAAATATCACAATTCAAGTTATCTACAAATtccaaaaatgaaatacattttgtttaagggggttcgcgggtctaaatcatttatataggatttctctatatttttctataaatgaactttatcttatagtaaatagaaaattaaaataaaaaagtggggtcaccgttcatttgcgctcacaatctgccttcgaaagaagcatacatttttgtaaaggtggttgaagtaataggagaaatataggtaatatcgaaataaaataaaaaaattattacagaaatcgctcaaattttacaataatttagtttaagtacagcttatatggaaattatattaaaaaatatatgtcaccgatgagttaaaaaagatatttcaattttaaagccaaaaaagggcatttttccaccaaagggagataatttggaactttttcaatgatgtacacattttgaatgtcatctggggccaacacgaattgattgttttgaatgatttttgtaccatatgataaagtaacaactacaaaaggtaataaataaaatttgtagtgaaaaacaaatgtttatttttttctgaaatttttataccctcgagcctccttaactataatttgattttttaagcATATACTGTTCAGGAATATTGAAAATATGGGGATATTCTCAATACctgttttgatattttgttattcTATTTACAGGGGACCTTGTCTCAGGCAGAATGGGAAGCCACAAGTAAGTttatttctttcatttgtctttattAGATATATGTCAAGGTAGTGCCTTTGTGACCAATGCAAGCAGTTCAAACAAATTTTCACAGGAATTTTATTTGaagacacatttctatgatattTCTTTTCATTACAATTTCATCCAATATTTTTGCATAATGTCATGACAACATTAATTGTCAGTTAAATTAAGATAGATGTGTAAGGATAGGATAGGATAAGAGACTATTGACAGTGGTATTGGTTAAACAAAAGACTTAAAAAATGCAACTGAGGAACAATAGCATAAACTGAATTgctcaaatgtcaaaataatgtgTGGATTGACCTGATGTGTGACTCTAGTAAAAAGCAAGGTTACATATTTTGTCCTGATctttatgtaatatttgccactagacattACCATCAATTCATAATCCTAATTCAGCTAggaaacataacaaaacaaaaaaatgaaaaaaaattcacTCACATTAAGGGAgttggcttctcagtttcaaaattaaCTCTTCAAAACACTAGCCTATATCGATAgggaattaataaaggaatcaaaagagcaaaacaaacatataggtcaccgtgcttgttttcgagatgttagccattgaaatttggcgggaaaatgttctctcttgacttttcatagctttgtcattgacaagtttaagtcctcaaaaactattaaaaaataattaaaattttacaaaacttcaaCAGACAGCCTATCATTATCCATGTAAAAgaattatataaagaaaaataggggtcactgggcaaaatttgttaaggcattcaaatggatcaaaccagaggattccgaatatctgaccaaaattccaaaacatgacaagtgagCTTCCTTAATGGATGtgcaaatattgaatttttatatCTTGTCTTGGTATATGCAATGGTAGCAGAGGTAGGTCAATCGATGGAGATTTGATGAATATTAATTTCTTTATTGATGAATTTCTATTGTACCTATCTGCCAAATAAACAGATTGAATAGAGATTGTTCtattgacaaaaagtaatttaaCATTATCTGAGAGGTTTA includes:
- the LOC139522905 gene encoding mRNA cap guanine-N(7) methyltransferase-like: MEMESKKEVETQKPQGQQAVDLTGTVAKHYNELQEAGLETRKDSRIFFLRNFNNWIKSVVIGETINRLRDENTSDLKVSVLDLCAGKGGDLLKWRKGRISKLICADIAETSVEQSEVRYNDMVDKNSRDRYPQPIFKAEFIAADCTKKRLKDLYKDPSTEFDLCSCQFSFHYCFESIQQAEMMLRNACECLRLGGYFIGTTPNSYEILHRLRQTTDNSFGNDVYRITYQSDDIENIPLFGAKYNFHLEGVVDCPEFLVNFQALEKLAEEFGMKLVLRKPFAEYFKEKSEHGDHSLLLRKMKALETYPADRESNLVSEKPEDYKTVEAVVKHLQESDDQAADDRHRRPVKVGTLSQAEWEATTIYCVFVFQKVVDKRTGQTFTPKNQDTHKRPANDQNRTDLSESKTQKLT